GTCACGAGAATATGCGTAAGATTTGGTGGAATCCCATTCGTGATAGATGTTGCGGAATGTGCTCACGTATAAAAATGATTTCTCCAAAGAGAGAGGGATTCTCTCTTGCTACGTCAGAGGGAGGCGCAACTTCGTTCGTGTCGGGAAGCACCGAAAATACGAAAAACACCATGGTAGCAGCAAAATCGATCATTACAACGAATGACGAATTTTCAGCGACTGCATTTTAATTAATAACCGACCTAAACTAAACTAAATTGAAACGTGCTCCATAACACCGAATTGATATCCAGCGTGAAAGATTTTTGCTACATTATAACTCTTCTATATCGTCTCTAAGTCATCCAATAGCAGTCCGGACTCGAAGAAATAATAGTTTTTGAAGCACGTTTGATGACCCTTTTAAAACACTATTATTTTAATTAGTATTATATCCCAAGTTTTTCTGTATTAtatcatgaatttttttattttgaatagaaGTTCGaactgtttttgttttaaagatttatttttcattccaaactatatattataatagattttatttttatttgttcataATGATCATTTTCATCCTAAGGCTGCTTAAAATTTCTGTAAAGTAGTTACCCATGTCATATGCAAATTTGTTGACGACATGTCACTGATACGCTAATAAAAAATTAGCGACACCAGAAGCTGATTCATATCAAAAACTttccaaattttacaaaattataatttaataactCCACTGAATGAATTACGCAAACGTTTGAATTGTAACTATTCGATCCACTGTAAAGATTCATCAAAAACTTGTATTTTATCATTACTAGGAAATCTATCCTTGAAGAACCGTAAAATTGGAAGACTACTTAGTTTTTACACCACTGTCGCATTGTCAACACGTATATATCTGATTACATCATAATAAGTTCAAGTATAAGATTTAACACTCGATTACGTCCACGCTATATTTTCTTTCCAATGTTATATGCACTCAtcgtcaattttttttatacactCCAAGCTATTTTGAGCTCCTACCAATTCGCGGTGGAAAATCCCTTAAATTTACAGcgttttttaatcaattttgtaACAAAGAAAAACACATGGTATAATTTTAGTTTTCTCACGGAATACTTTGAAGCTgaggaataaaataaattgattttcacATAACTTTGAACTGGATTTCTCTCTAtggcaatattttattttagatttttattgCAGATTTTACTACTTCTTTATCGTTGCTTTTTACAGTAATATAAAAGTGTaaatattagtaaaaataataataattatatatattatataacattTCTCCAAGTTTCTGATCCTTGATTGTAATTTCATAACTGCTATgcaatgtttttgttttcgatATAATTTGTACTATGGATGATAAATGAATCTTGGATATAGTTTTTGTTTTCGTTATAGTTTGTACTATGAATTATAAATGAATcttggatatatatattttagttgtTCAGATGGCGATGTTATTAATCATTATTAAAATCGATGCATTGTTTTCCGCAGTTGTTTAGTGTAATATTGTGCACATttcaatatcatttttattcatcatattatattatttaaccAAACCATATAGAAATATATCAAGTGTTTTATTAAGGACAAAAAGCTATACGAAACGGGGctgcattttcaaaatttataagTATTTTTCTTGTGACGTGGGCGTGCATCCTagtcaaaacttttttttaaatttgtattgatTCATTGTGCCTTTTTTTGCACAAAGGGCTTCTTTCAAATTACAAACATTTAATTCTAAGTACTGTCGGTATAAGTGAACCTGGCGATTTATAAAGAGAAATAACAACATCCTGATGTGCAGGTAGATTAGAAGTCGAAAGTTGGTAAAAAGCATAAACGGTCTCTGATCTTTGCCTCCTTATTAAGATCGAGGTGTAGTTCGGATCAAAGGAATGTTAGTTACGTCTTTCAAGATATTTCTAAATCATGATCTCGACTCGTTTACGCTGAAATTTGCTTTGTGCTAAAATTACCAGATCTTGATGCTTCCGCATTTTATATTCCCCATATTCagacgaaaatcattatttatgtcTGAATGCATAATGACTCTCATTACCTAAGTAATATTACATTACGTACATAACAAATTACATAGAGATTGATTGTTGTGTATGCATACAAGTTATATTCAATCGAGTCATCCACTTGCGAGCTACGTTAGCAATGAACGCGGCTTGGACTTGGTATCTTCAAAGGTCGATGGTGTACGACAATGGATATGCGTATAAAAAAGATATTTACAAagtaaatatacaaatatttaactGAACTAGCTTTGGATGCCGTTTGGTATATTCTCTGGAAGCAGGTATTCGTATGGAATCTTAACATTTTCGTTTCTTTTTCTTATTTCACATGTTGCATCCATCATTTCATCCAGGAATTCGTCTTGAAACTTCAAAACTTCAGGTTCTGTGAATAGCTTCATGTAAAATTCTCCCAATTGAATCTAAGTGaagcatatatttatatatggttAATGAATTTTGACGCCGAAAAACTTCAATTAGGTTTAGCAAAAAAGTTGTACCATGAGATATAATTTTGACGTGAAACCATTTGTGGTGGGATAAGCACACCATATAAATTTCACATGAACAATTTCTCGAGGTTGAGCTACATCATACACACaatattttgagtatatatgaaaaaaaaattcgttgaagtacacgaaaaaataaaacgttACCCAACACAAAACGGTGGCAGAATATTCATGCACAAAACAAGTAAAAAGTTCATATAATTTACTACTTTCTTACCTCGTTAGGAACATGCCTGTATTCTGTGAACGCGTGATTGATTTGTGATGTAGCAAGTTGGAGGTCGGGAAGTGAATCCAGAATTCTCTGATGAGATGCCTTTGTAgaaaaatagaatataaaacAATCAGACTGAAATTGGATTCAGGATGGAGTAATCACCTACTAAATTTCCGAGGAATAATTTTGGGCTAACATATATGCGCATGCGTTTGCGTATTGTTATATCCATGCATATAAATTTGTGTTTGCTTGATACTAAATTCTTAACATATGCACATACAAGTTTTTTGCCGTTCAAACGTTCGCTGATATTTACTCACAGCCGTGTGCGCCCTTTCGTAATCACGCAACTTTAGAAGGGCCACGCCCAGATTACTCGACTTCTGTCTGTACAATACTTTTTCTGGTGAGCGTATTTTCATATGAATTATTATGGGTTATTAGTGGTGTTAAAATGCTTAAAATCAGCAAATATATTGCAGGGTGTGCGAAGTATAACAACACATAACGATGCATTGTACATTGTTGTATTTCAACTTGCACGGGGTTTGAATTTGGTGAAACAATGTTGCTTTAGTTCTTGCGGAAAGTAGGCCGCGTTATAACTGTGAATAGCTCGTATCGGTCGCTGCTAGAATTTTACGCTTTCTCGATAGTTTTAGAAGATGTTGATAAAGTAAGCCCGACAATACGGGATTGACAACGTACGACAACCGTGACACGAAGTACATGCTAACAGGTATTACCCAAACGTCAGCGCTGTAAAGGTAGATTTTAGCGAAAACTCAACAGTATCATGAATTTGGTTATCAGGTATGCTACACGTAAATCCAGTGGTTAACTAACTTTTATAGTACCGTATGCAATCGAAATTATAATATGAATTTATCGAATCTAGGTACTTTACCCTTACACTTACCTCCCCTGTTTTATGTACCGGCAGTCTCATTGCACTCGGGCAGTTGGGAATAAATTTGAAGTAGTCATAGGCAGGATAATGCAATGCTGCATGGTGGACGGATGTAGTATAAATGATAGCTGTTGCAAAagatttctggcaaataataatttgatatttattatatgaaGAAAAGAAACTTGGGGAATTGCGGTATGCTTTTTGTATCTGGGTATATatatcagaattaatatgatTCAGTACTACAAATTCAAACTTGGAGTTTTGTGTGGAACTAACATTTTATTTGCATTTGTTTGCGACATAAGTTGTGAGACGAAACAATTTATATTACTCTCACCAAGTCATCAACGGTTTTGAAACTTCCTGGACAACCTCTTGCATAACCATCGAACCAAGCATATCCATCCAATGCCAAATCAGCAATCCATGTTTGAATTTCTTTATCTTCGACAACGTCCTACAAGGTAACaagtcaaaaaaaattaatacatgATGTCAGTGATAGATAGTATATGTTGTTACTAGCCCTCATCAAAATAAATAGGCAATAAAAACTAATTTAGCTCTAGTGGTTGAATAAATGGCAGTATTATATATGTTGGGAATGTCAACTATTAGGCCACGCTGTTTTATCTACAGATACTGTCAACTGCAAATAACTGTCCAACACACCTATAATGTGCTTATCCTTTGTAATACATGAGTATAATGATGTGAATTActaaattgtttcaaaaaatttcatttagcTCATTAAGTTTTGAATCAACACTGTTTTTATATCGGCGTTTAATGCTTGAATGATAACCCAGAATCAGATACATCGGCATATAGGTCTAAATATAAGTTAGTTCAACACTATGaagtgttttaaaaattaccgCAATGTCATGTTTTCTAATACTATCACGTAATATGGCATCTTTTTCGAATGATTAGCACCCactccctagtagatatcttgAATCTGACCTCCGAGCCAGGAACAAAATATTTCGTATTTATAAGTATACATTctgcaaaatatataatttaaacgAACCTGATTGTACTTGTAGTAATGGGAAATTACTTTGGAGGCATATTTTTCAACAACTGTCCACAAAAGTAGAGCATCATCTCTGAAGAAATAATTGGGCAGCAAATCTCTGTCATGAACTCCTGATAAAATAGAAAGTTCATTATTTCGATATTAAACAACGGGGGACTCACAAATTGGGCAGGAATAAAAATCATGCAGAGCAACAACCACGGTGCTACCGGTAGTAATTTAGTTCAGTTGGTATATGATATATTTCAAGAAACTGTCCACCGTGGTCATTGAGGCGTGTAAATTTTGGCGCGTAAATTGCTTAGTCCTGCGTATTTCGACGTGATTCGCTTGGAGCCTTAGACTTGGAGGTAGGTCGTCTCGAATTTTTAGCGCACCAGTCAGGGAACTCAAGTTTATGTTTATGCATAGTTTACATGTATAAGTACTGCTAATGTATTCTTTATTTGCAATGGCTCTGAACTGTGGTAAGAGAGCTTTCAGCAGAACCGCAGACaaaatttttctgatttaaaCAGATGTTTTAATTTAAGTGTTTGCCGGACTTCTACAGGCGAATATGGCCACCAACCGTTTTTTTTACAAATGGAACGTCCTTCTTTATTAATTTGCTTTGtatagaaattaaaatttttcaaattgaaataaaaagtgGAACTGTTCTTACCAAATTTTCTGAATCTTTGTGGCATGATTAAGTCAGCAAAATCAAAGTTTTCATAGTATTTGTTTCGCATATCCTGATCATCTATCAAATAaaatcatacatatatatatatatataacaaatattagaTGAATTTTGATACGAAATaggaatttattatattatggaGAATAATATATTATGATCTAAAAAATACTACATAATATGGAAAAGTTCACTGACAAATTAATAGGTTAAATtagaataacataatctctttctacgaaatagtaagtatatttatgagctttcgttagatcatagtctaaccttgtggcaactgacacatacggatccgaagtaggAGATAAACAAAGAGAAAGGACTTGCAGTTCAGTGCATAATAACCTAGTACACCCCAATTTAGAAAGACGTGGAAAATTCCCCCGGCCTTATCCATAACCTCATAATAGCTCAGGTATATACTTATGGGGAAATACTTATACTAACAGTTAGTAGCCGAATACTAAATCTATCTTTTCACTTCTATCTTATTAGTAGTTATTACCTAATCCGATGAACACGTTGGGCGAAGAGCCTTGGTCTCTGTTTATTTGATTAATTCCCGGTAGTCCTTGGAGATGCGGGCGAAGCAACTTATAGACTGGGTGACACCTCGGAAAATACCGAAAGAGTGAAACTGCCACTGGTTCCATAACGTCGCGCAGAATTGATTGCTCTCCCAACTGAAATATCAAATTATGAAactaatatattttcataaattcaaatacaaaaatattttcaacgtgaTCATTCGCTTCAAAAAAATGGCATAAAAGATAGTCACGAAAACGTACAAAGCTTTTAGTGTTGACTATCAAAGTTATCTATCTATACCTTTGCAGTTTGGTATAGAATTATACGACATTTTAAATGAGATCGCAAGCTTGACGCAATTATACAAACCAGCTGATTCTGCACCCCAGTATAAAGTTGTATCATATTATGAGTCTTCACATTTCGTGAAAGCATCAGCTATTTGCATTCTGACACAAGACTAGATATATATACCCATATTTACAGATAAATAATTGCCTCCGCCGAAATAAATTGGtcgattttttttccaattgtaACGAATAATGTACACAATTCACTCTGTACGCCATAATCGTGCTATATTTCACGATATACTTACAGCTGACATATGTTCAGCGCATCTAAAATACATCTTTGCAAGTTCCCAATCGTGCTGTTCGTCCAGTGGTGTAAAGACAGATTCTTCATTGTCCCTCTCCAGTTGTATTGCAATCGGCAGGAATTTTCCATCTTCATTAGAGTAGAACAGAGCTACCGCATTAGGACAATATAAAGGTTCACCATTTACCTGTACATTTCTACTAAT
This is a stretch of genomic DNA from Styela clava chromosome 2, kaStyClav1.hap1.2, whole genome shotgun sequence. It encodes these proteins:
- the LOC120336545 gene encoding allene oxide synthase-lipoxygenase protein-like; its protein translation is MAKATYQVTTKTDELYAVSSTKSKVSIQLVGQDGDHTEWVLLNKLLRRNFQSGKIDVFIIEAIDVGRPVIVRIKLDKRKPNSSWGCEYITVKYGEFTDEFPVYEWVSETIDVVEGTAILPQNTVNPYLKNARDDEKGQNQLVYSWQKRSDAGEYWKLPRYQACQTYEGLPQMFKKQDARVKRKEEVLTMVKRNELLMKFKTYFFSINEPNDFKKLIYNENMLPQLPSFMEKWNEDEEFGRQMLNGITPNNVVRCLKIPPFCNITEDHVKGILPVGKALKKEILNGHIYMKDFSYIFAGISRNVQVNGEPLYCPNAVALFYSNEDGKFLPIAIQLERDNEESVFTPLDEQHDWELAKMYFRCAEHMSALGEQSILRDVMEPVAVSLFRYFPRCHPVYKLLRPHLQGLPGINQINRDQGSSPNVFIGLDDQDMRNKYYENFDFADLIMPQRFRKFGVHDRDLLPNYFFRDDALLLWTVVEKYASKVISHYYKYNQDVVEDKEIQTWIADLALDGYAWFDGYARGCPGSFKTVDDLKSFATAIIYTTSVHHAALHYPAYDYFKFIPNCPSAMRLPVHKTGEASHQRILDSLPDLQLATSQINHAFTEYRHVPNEIQLGEFYMKLFTEPEVLKFQDEFLDEMMDATCEIRKRNENVKIPYEYLLPENIPNGIQS